The Faecalibacterium sp. I3-3-33 DNA window TAGTTCAGCTTCAAGTCGCCGTCCTTGATCCAGCCCAGCTTGCGCTCCACCTCGCAGAACACCACGCTGAGCACGGCAGGCAGCACAAAGCACAGCAGTGCCATGGCAGCCCAATCCATGGGGGTGATGGCAGCCTTGGTGCCGGCGGCAATATCGCTGACCCAGCCGGTGTAAACGCCGATCTGACCCACCAGACCGCAGGTGCCCATGCCGGAGGACACCGCTGCGCCGTTCATCTCAAAGTGGAACAGGCAGGTAGCCAGCGGGCCGGTGATGGCACTGGCCAGCGTGGGGGCGATCCAGATGCGGGGGTTCTTGATGATGTTGCCCATCTGCAGCATACTGGTGCCCAGACCCTGACTGACAAGGCCGCCTACGCCGTTCTCCTTGTAGCTCATCACGGCAAAGCCCACCATCTGGGCGCAGCAGCCCGCCACGGCAGCGCCGCCCGCAAGGCCGGTCAGACCCAGTGCGGCGCAGATGGCGGCAGAGGAGATGGGCAGGGTCAGTGCCACGCCCACGATGACCGACACCAGAATGCCCATGACCAGCGGAGCCTGCTCGGTGGCCCACATAATAAGAGTGCCCACCTGACTTGCGGCTGCGCCGATGGGGGCGGCGATGAGCATGGAAAGCCCGACGCCCGCAAAGATGGTCACCAGCGGGGTGACAAGGATATCCACCTTGGTCTCCTTGCTCACAGCCTTGCCCAGCTCTGCTGCCACAATGGCAATGATGAGCACGGCCAGCGGGCCGCCTGCGCCGCCCAGCGCATTGGCCGAGTAGCCCACGGTGATCAGGCTGAACAGCACCAGCGGCGGGCAATGCAGTGCCCAGCCGATGGCGCAGGCCATGGCGGGGCCGCTCATAGCCGTGGCATAGCCGCCCAGATCCACCAGCAGTGCAAGACCGGTCTGCTGACCCACCGTCTTGATGATGGTGCCGATGAGCAGGCTGGCAAACAGGCCCTGCGCCATTGCGCCCAGTGCGTCAATGAGGTAACGCTGCGGAGAGATGACGATATCCTTCCGCGCCAAAAATTCTTTCAGCTTCGACATAAAACTTGCCTTTCTATCCAAAACAGATCGTTAAGGTTACGAACGTATGCCCTGTATCATACCATACACCTGTCAAGACAGCAAGAGGTTGCTGGAAAAAATGTGAAATTTCAGCTTTGTGCAATGTTCTGCCCTGCCGGAACGTATTCCATTTGGAACATTTTCCGACACACTGCCCCGGTGGAGAATTTGTGTAGAAGCCCGCTGTGCCGTTGACTGCTCCCCGCGTGCGGGTGTATACTAGAGGAAGCGTAAAGTTATCATCCGCCGTCCTTTTTATCCTGAACCCATGGGCGGCGTGGAATAAAAGCAGGCCCGCCCCGGGCAAGGGGCAAAGACCCGGGGCAGCGCAGTGCTGCACCACCGGGAGATTCGGAGGCAGAGACGACAGATGAAAAAACGATTTGACCGATCCGGCACAGCCCGCCGCAAGGCGGCGGCAGCCGTTGCAGCGCTGACCATGGCGCTGGTTCTGGCTGTGGGCGGCACAGGGGCAGCGACCCTGCTGTCTGCACAGCCGGAAACTTTGACCGTGGGCGCAGTCGTGCCCCATATTACCGCCGAGACGCCGCAGGCAAGCAGCCCGGCAGCGGCTGACCCTGCACCGGCCACCGAGAGCACAGCGGCCGCCGCCCCGGAGCAGGAAGCGGAAAGCACCGCGCAGCCGCAGCAGACTGCCCCCGCCCCGGAACAGACCGAAAAACCGGAAACCGCCGAAACCGCACCGGCTGAACCGGAAGAAGCCGCCGAAACGCCGGAAACACCGGCACAGCCCGCTGAGGATACCGCACTGGAAGAGGAGAACTCCCCTGCCATGCTGCTGGAAGAGACCCCGGAGCTGGCCGCACAGGACCCGCAGGCTCCCGCAGCGGACGGCACCGCCCAGAACGACACCGCCGCCCAGCACACCCCGGAGGACAGCGTACTGCTGACCCCGGAGCAGATCCAGCAGGCGCTGGATTCCGGCGCGCTGGAGGATGCCGAAGCGCAGTGCATCGACCTGACCGACGAAAACAGCTTTTTCCGGTGGCTGTTCAACTGGCTGTTCGGCATCAAGGACAAAGAAGAAGAGCCGGTGTACTCCGGCTGGCGCACCGAGAACGGCAAGACCTACTACTACGCGCAGGGCACCAACAAAAAGGTCACCGGTCTGCGCTCCATTGACGGCAAGCTGTATTATTTCGATGCCAACGGCGTAAAGCAGGACAACGTGACCTTTGGCATCGACGTGTCCAAGTATCAGTCCGGGCTGGACTGGAACAAGATCAAAAAATCCGGCGTGAGCTTCGTCATCATCCGCATCGGCTACCGGGGCTACGGCGCTGCGGGAAATCTGGTCAAGGACCCCATGTTCGAGGAGCACTTCACCAACGCCCGCAATGCGGGGTTGAAGGTGGGCGTGTATTTCTTTACGCAGGCCGTGAACGAAGCCGAGGCGCAGGAGGAGGCCGAGGGCTGCAACTGGGCGCTGAACGGCCGGATGCTGGACTACCCCATCTTCTACGACACCGAGGCTTCCACCGCCCCGGGCGGCACCGGCCGCGCCGACGGTCTGGGCGTCGAGGACCGCACCAAGTGCGCCATCGCCTTCTGCGAGCGGGTGAAGGAGCTGGGCTACAAGCCCGGCGTGTACGCTTCCACCACATGGTACCGCAAGCGGGTGGATTACAACACCCTGCGCAGCCGCTACACCATCTGGAACGCCCACTACGGCGTCTCCTCCAGCCCCATCGGCTGCGATCTGTGGCAGGGCACCGAGAAGGCCCGCATCAACGGCTACAACGGCGATCTGGACGCCAATATCAGCTACATCGGGTAAAAGAGACTAAACACCCCCGGTCAGCGGCGCAAGCCCTGACCGGGGGTGTTTTTATCATACTCCCCTGTTTTTGTGCATAAGCTGGTGGCAGAGTATGCAAGCGCAAATGGCGGGGAGGCATGGAGATATGTTTGTGGTAACACTGAGCAAAACGAGCCTGAAAAAGCTGGGAGCAGGGGCGGCGTGCTGCGCGCTGGTGGTGTTCAGCGCCATGCTGGGGCGGTTCATCAGTACCCGGACGGTGGCGGTAGCTGCCCCGGTGAACCGTATCGAGAGCGCACAGGACATCCAGACATGGTTCACCGGCTACGGACTGGAGGTGGACGGCGCGTCCATCACGGCGGATAAGGTCAAGATCCCCCGCAAATGGGACGACAGCTTTTCCGCTTTCAACGGGGTGGTGCAGCAGAGCGGCATGGACCTTGCCCGCTACAAGGGCAAAACGGTGGAAAAATGGTCGGCGCTGCTCCCGGCGGCAAGCAATGGCGAGACCAGCCGCTACGGGGTGCTGCTGGTGTACAAAAAGAAGGCGGTGGGCGCGTATCTGCTGGAAAAACCCTCCGGCACGGTGCTGGGGCTGCAGGACGCCCAGAACGAGCTGGCAAAGCAGACCTCCGGCGAGGATTACAGCGGCGACTGGGGCGAGCGGCACGATGAGCAGCTGACCGACAGCACCGCACAGCAGACCTCCGGCGAACCGGAGACAGCGCCCGAAGCCGCCCCGCAGGCAGCGCCCTACACCGAGCTGCCGCTGGACGCAGAAGGCTACCCTGTGGAATAGGGACGGCATTCGAGGGAAAAACGACCTTTTTTAAGCTCTTGTCCGGCAGTTGCACAAACTGCCTAGTTTTTACAAACGATTCGACAAAAATTAGGCAAAACACGGATTTTTGTAGCATCCGTATGTTCAAATATAACAAAAAATTCTTGTAAAAATCGGCAATATGAAACGGTGCAAAAAAACCGGTACGGGTTTATAATAGTAGTATACCGATCCCCGTTGATAAAGCCATGTTCCGGGGCTGAATGTGCAGTCCGGGCAGAGGGATCAAGTAGTAAGGAGAAAATGATTATGAAGGAATTTCAGTACACTGTTAAGGATGCCTGCGGCATCCATGCCCGTCCCGCCGGCCTGCTGGTCAAGACCGTGAAGGGCTTTGCAAGCACCGCTACCCTCGAGAAGGACGGCAAGAGCTGCGATATGCGCAAGCTGATGGCTCTGATGGGCATGGGCGTCAAGCAGGGCGAGACCGTGACCATCAAGGTCGAAGGCGATGATGAAGAAGCAGCCGCAGAGGCCATCCAGAAGTTCCTGAGCGAGAACGTCTGAGCCGCGGCTTAAAAGCCGAGCCCTCGCGGGGAAACTGCGGGGGCTTTTTTTGACAACACGCCGGGCGCTGCACGCCCGGCTGTAAGTGGAAGGAGAAAGTGCTATGCAGGTAGGCACCGGCAAAAGCGTACTCAATGGCATCGCCATTGGCAAGCTGAAGATCTATAAGAAAAAAGACACCGCGATTTCCACCGCTCCTGTGGCAGATACCGCCGCAGAACTGGAGCGTTTTGAAGCTGCCCGCCAGAAGGCCATTGAGCAGCAGACTGCCCTGTACGAAAAGGCACTGGCAGAAGCCGGTGAGGACATCGCCGAGGTGTTCAACATCCACGCCATGATGCTGGATGATGACGACTTTGTGGATGCCATCAAGGAGATCATCAACGGGCAGAAGATGTGCGCCGAGTACGCCGTCAAGACCGCCGGCAACAATCAGGCTGCGGTGTTCTCTGCCATGGACGACCCGTATCTGCAGGCCCGCAGCGCCGATGTGCTGGACATCGCGCAGGCCATGCTGGACATTCTGCAGGGGGTGGACAACGCTTCCCTGCAGGGCACCGAGCCCAGCATTCTGGTAGCCGAGGATCTGGCTCCCTCCGAGACCGTGCGCATGGATAAAAGCCTGCTGCTGGGCTTCATCACCCGCGAGGGCAGCTCCAACAGCCACACCGCCATTCTGGCACGCAGCATGAACATCCCCGCCCTGATCCAGTGCAAGGACATTCAGGACGACTGGGACGGCAAGATGGCTGTGGTGGACGGCTACAACGCCTGTGTGTATGTAGACCCCACCCCCGACCTGCTCAAGAGCCTGAAAAAGCGCCAGCAGGAGGACCAGAAGAAGCAGGCCCTGCTGCAGGAGCTGAAGGGCAAGCCCAACACCACGCTGGACGGCAAGACCATCAACGTGTTCGCCAACATCGGCGGCATGGGCGACGTTGGCGCAGTGCAGCAGAACGACGCCGGCGGCGTTGGTCTGTTCCGCACCGAGTTCGTCTACCTGAACTGCAAGGACTTCCCCACCGAGGACTACCAGTTCGAGGCTTACAAGCAGGTTGTGGAAAGCCTCGCCCCCCGCAAGGTGGTCGTGCGCACCTGTGATATCGGCGCAGACAAGACTGTGGATTATATGAAGCTGGATCACGAGGATAACCCCGCACTGGGCTACCGCGCCATCCGCATCTGCCTGACCCGCAAGGACTTCTTCAAGACCCAGCTGCGCGCGCTGCTGCGGGCTTCTGCCTACGGCAACATGAGCATCATGTTCCCCATGATCACCAGCCTGCGGGAGCTGCAGGACGCCAAGGCTGTTCTGGAAGAGTGCCGCGCCGAGCTGACCGCCGAGGGCGTCAAGATGGGGCAGAACATTGAAGTGGGCACCATGATCGAGACCCCCGCCGCCGTGTTCATCGCGGACGAGCTGGCCGCCGAGTGCGACTTCTTCTCCATCGGCACCAACGACCTGACCCAGTACACCTGTGCACTGGACCGCCAGAACGCAAAGCTGGAGCCCTTCTTCAACCCCCACCACCCCGCCGTGCTGCGCGCCATCAAGATGACCATTGAAGCCGGTCACCGCCATGGCATCTGGGTAGGCATCTGCGGCGAGCTGGGTGCCGACACCGCCCTGACCGAGACCTTCCTGCGCATGGGCGTGGACGAGCTGTCCATGAACGCCAAGAGCATCCTGCCGGTGCGCAAGATCATCCGCAGCGTAGACCTGAGCAAGCCCTCTGAGAAGGCCTGAACCTGGGCAGGACGATAAAAAACATTATTTTAAATTTCGGAAAGCCGGAGCGTCTGCGGACGCTCCGGCTTTCCATTTTCACGGATGGGATTTACCCCCTCAGTCTTTGCCGCCACACAAAAAAGCTCCCCCTTTCGGGGGAGCTGGCACGCCGTAAGGCGTGACTGAGAGGGTTCGCGCGGCGGGCATTTCCAATCATTTCTGCTGTTCCAGCATGGTCTGGATGCGGGTCTTGGCGCGGTAATAAGTCACCCGCGCCCATGCGGCATTGTGGCCAAAAATAGCCCCGATGCTCTCAAAGGGCAGCTCACCGAACACCCGCAGGCTGAACACCTCTTTGTAAGGCTCTTCCAGCGCGTGCAGACACTGGTGCACCGTAAAGGCGGCGTCTTTATCCACCAACAGCTGCGCGATATCCGGGCTGTCGGCGGCTTTTGTTTCGGCATCTTCCAGCGGGGCGGCGTGCTTTGCGCGGCGGCAGTGGTCGTAGTAGGCGTTGCGCGCCACGGTGAACAGCCACGCCCGCACATCCTGTTTTCCGTCATAATCCTTCAAACCGTCCAGCGCCCGGAAAAAGGTCTCCTGCGTCAGCTCCTCGGCCAGCGTCTCGCTGCGGGTAAGTCCCTGCAAAAACAGGCAGACGTCCCGGAAGTAGAGCCGGTAGATGGTTTCAATGTCCATAGTCAGCCCTTCTCAAACACGCCTTGTTCCTGTGTGACCACATCCTCAGATTCGTAAACATAGGTCTGCGTTCCATCCTCTTTTTTCAGGATGAACCGCTTCACCTGCTGACCGTCCCTGTAATAGAGGTTCTCATCGGCGCATTGCACCGTCAGCAGCTGTGTGCCGGAAACTGTGATGCTGGTATCAGAAGCCGATGTGCCCAGCAGCCCTTCCAGCGCAGCATGGATGTGCGGGAAGGTATAGCGTACCGCCCGGACGGTAACGGATGGTTTGCCCCAGTTAAAGGAGCCTTCCAGTTCCAGCCAGACGTTTTCGCCCTGCACTTCCAGCACACAGAGATTCGCCTCATTTTCTTTTTTGTTGTAAGTCCAAATCTTCGCCTGTTCTGCCGTCACCGGCGTTTTTGCGCCGCCCATCCAGAACACCAGCCCAAAGGCGCACAGCACTGCCAGAACCGCTGCCGCCGCTATGCGGATGCTCTTTTTCTGCAAGGTCTTTCGGATGCTCCGCAGCGGTGCATCCGGCTGGGGCTCCGGCTGCACCGGCACCGGCTTTTCCATCTGTTCCAGCTCTGCACGGCAGGCGGGGCACTCTGCAAGGTGCTGCTCCACCAGCGCACTGCTGGCGGGGCTGGCAAGTTTTTCGGCGTACAGGGGCAGTAAATCGCGGATCACGTCACATTCCAGTTTCATGGTCATTTTCTCCTTTGCGGGCTTTCGTGTGCCCTTTCACCCCAATAACGCACAAAGAGGAAAAACGTTACAGAAAAAACGCAAATTTACCCGACCGCGGTCTTTTCCCGCAGTTTTTTCGTTCCCTTGAGGAAGAGCCATACCAGCACTCCCAAAAGCAGGCAGATGCCAATGTGCATGGCGGCCATCATGTATTAGCCCTGAAAATCGAACCGCACCGTTCCGGCCATCAGGTAGGGCTGATGCCCCGCCTTATACAGGGTGACAAAGCAGGAGATGGCGTTGTACAGGCCGTACAGCCCCGCCGCTGCGCACACGATGACCCGCAGCAGCCTGCTTGTGATGAATCTTACGAACATAATTGCAGCTCCGTTCTCTCTCCGTCCTTGTAGCAGTAGATGCCGCCCGCGCGGGAGAAGTCCTTGTCCACCTCCACGCAGTCAAAGGCGCTGAAGGCCTGTTCAATTTTTTCGGGCGTGCAGACAAAGCCCCGGATCTTCAGGGCTGCATCCTCGCCCACCACCGCGTTCCACAGATGGATCGACCAGTAGCTGCAATTTTTGTTCACCGTCCATTTATCGTGCTGTTCCATGTAGTCCTCGATGACCTTCAGCTGCTCTTCCCCGATATTGGTGCTCAGGGACAACCTGCCGGAGTAGCGTCCGTAATTGGCGATATAGCACGGTTCCAGATCGAACAGCAGCCCCGAGAGCCCCGACACCGCCCAGACCGAGAAGGTGACCATCTCGCCGTCCGGGATGGCGCGGTCTTTCAGGTAGACCGTGTGCCCGGTGCGGTTGTCCAGCCCGATCCATGTATGCCCGAAACACTTGAGAAAGGGTTTGGATTCGCTCTTGCCGTCAAAGGTGGTGATGGAAAGGATAAGCCCCTCGGCCTCACAGGGCAGTGTGCGGGCAGTTTTGCCGGCGGCGGCGCTGCACCACAGCCCAAGGACTGCTGCGCACACCGAAAACAGCACCGCCCATGCAATGATCCTCTTTTTCAATGTCGTTCCTCCTGCATCTTACGGCTCAGTCGTTTTCCTTCCAGAACAAGCCGCCGGAGGTCTGGAACAGCAGCCGGGGGTTCACGCTTCTGCTGCCCAGCTTGAAGTCCATGGTCAGCTCTTCGCCCAGTGCGCCCACAGCCTGCCCCTTTTCCACGGTCTGGCCCTTGCTGACCGAAAGCTCCTGCAAGCCGTACAGGTAGCTGCGCAGCCCGCAGCCGTGGTCGATGACCACCGTATTGCCGGTAAGTTCCAGACTGCCCGCGAACACCACCGTGCCATTGGCCGCTGCGCGGCAGGGCGCGCCCGGGATGGTGTACAGCTTTGTGGAGTTGGAGCGGCTGCCCTGCTGACCGTTCGTTACCTTGATTTGTCCGTAGTCCACCAAAGTCATGGAGTCCTCAGCCGGGGGCACAAAGCCGCCCTGCCACTGCTTGGCGGTGGCGTCAGCCTCGTACAGCGGCCAGATGGCACTGCGGAACTGGGCGTTGGCGCTCTCCGGGGCGGGCTCCTCGGCTTCCACCTCTGCCGTACCAAAGTCCTTCGGCAGCACGGTCAGGGTGCGGGTGATGGTCTCGCCATTCACCGTGATGTTTATCTCGTGCCCGCCGGAGGAGGCGTTATAGGCTGCCGGGATATAGGCGCGCCAGCCCTCGGCGGCGCGCACGCACTGCACGCTGCCAAGGTCGGTCTCGATGGTGGGCACGGCGTCCCCGGTCATGCCAGAGATGCGCACGCCCACCGTGCCGCCCTGCTCCACCCGCTCAGTGGAAAGTTCCACCTCCGCGCTGGCCTGCAGGGTGAACCGGAAGCTATACCGGTACCAGCCGGTGGGCTTTGCGGGGCGCTCTAAACCCAGATTTTTGCGCAGCTGCCCGGTGCTGCCGCCCTCGAACTGGGTGATGACCCCGCCCTTGGGCACACGCCATGCGGTCAGTTCCGCCTTATACTCACCGTTCGCAGGGAAGAGGAAGTTCTGGTACTCCCCTGCGCTGCCCGCAAACAGCACATCCCCCGCCGCATTCTGGATGGTCAGGGCGGTGTAACAGGTCCAGTCCGGCAAGGCAAGCTCCGGGTGGGCGGTGTACAGCACCCCCAGCTTTTGCACGGTCAGGGTGGCGGGGCTGGCAAATACCTTATCCAGCTGCCCGCCAAGCAGCGGCACCTGCCAGCAGGAGCCGTTGGTTTCCAGTGCCTGCCCGCCGAACTGCGCCGCGCCGTCCGGGCAGCCGCCCTCAGTGGTAAAGGCATAGCTTACCCCCATCACAGCCGCCAGCAGCACCACCACACCCAGCGCCACACTGATGAGCCAAAGCAAAAAACGCTTCATGTTCCTTCTCCTTATGTACAAAAAGGGCGCACCGGGGCAAGTCCGTTCAGACAGACTGCTCCGTGCGCCCCGATGCGCTTATCTTCCCGGCAGTTTCCGGTATTCAGGGGATTACTCTGCCTCGGTCTCGTCCTCAGCAGCGGCTTCCTCCGGCTCTACGGTGGTTGCGTCATCCTCGCCGAACAGCAGACGCTCGTATTCGTCCAGCTCCTTCTCGCGGCGGTTCAGGTAAAGTGCCACAGCAGCCAGCGCACCAGCCACAGCAGCCAGAACAGCGATCACAGCGACCAAGCAAGATTTTTTCATAGATTCAGTACACTCCTTTTTGCAGTTGAAACGTTGTTTCAGCTTGATTTTTCCAGCGGGCGTCCCGCAAAAGGATCTTGATGCAAACGGCACCACTGCGCCGCTTTGTAACTTTTATTATACCCGTTCGCGTCCAAAATTACAACCGTTGCGCCCCAATTTTCACGCCCCGAAAGTGCTGCGGGGCACACTTTGGGCAGTGTGCCGGTTTTGGCGCAGTTCATTACAGCAAATTGCCAAACTTACAGCAGCAGAGGCTTATATGCCCGGAACGCCCCGGGCAGGGTGTAGGTGGTGCGCAGCTGCTCCCGGCTTGCCCAGACATAGCCCGCAGGCGCGGGCTGCGCCGGAACGTGCAGCTGCACGCCGGACATGAGCCACTCGATATGGGTAAAGATATGCTTTGCGGCGGGCAGGGCAGCGAGAGCTGCCGTGCCGGTGTCCAGCCCCAGTGCCGCCAGCCGCGCCAGCACCTCGGCCTGCAAAAGATGCTCGCCCTCCCACAAGACCGGCTGCCACAGCCCGGCCAGCAGCCCTTTTTGCGGCCGCTGCTGCACCAGAAAGCCCGCCGGGCTTTCCACCAGTGCCAGCGTTACCGGCACAAGTTTGCGGGGCTTCGGCTTTGCCTTCTGGGGCAGCTGGGCGGTGGTGCCCGCCGCCCGGGCAAGGCAGAGCTCTGCCAGCGGGCACTGCCCGCACAAAGGCGCGCCGTTGGGCACGCAGACCAGCGCGCCCAACTCCATCAGCGCCTGATTGTAATCCCCGGCCTTTTCCGGCGGCTGATGCTCCATGACCCGGGCGGTAAAGGCCTTTTTTACCGCCGGTTCTGTAATTACACCGGTGTCATTATACAGGCGGGAAAACACCCGCAGCACATTGCCGTCCACGGCGGGCACGGGCAAGCCGAAGCTGATGGACGCAATGGCACCGGCGGTGTACTCCCCGATGCCGGGCAGCGCGCGCAGGGCGGCGTAGTCGGCGGGCAGCTGCCCGCCGTACTGCGCACAGACGAGCTTTGCAGCCTTTTGCAGGTTGCGCACCCGGCTGTAATAGCCCAGCCCCTCCCACAGCTTATGCAGCTTTTCCTCCTCGCAGGCGGCAAGCGCGGGGATATCCGGCAGCTCTTCCAGAAAGCGGTAGTAATACGGCAGCACCGCCGACACCCGGGTCTGCTGCAGCATCACCTCGCTGAGCCACACATGGTAGGGGGTGGGGTCCTCCCGGAAGGGCAGGCTGCGGCGGTTCTTGTAAAACCAGTCCAAGAGGGCAGGCGAAATGTTTTCCACTTGTTTTGTGCTCCTTGTTGAAAAATGAAGAACAAGAAAGCCGCCGCAGAAGCGGCGGCTTTCTTTAGTTACAGTATGCGCGCTTCTCAGAAGCCGTATGCGGTGCGGGGGAAGGGCAGCACGTCACGGATGTTCTGGATACCGGTGAGGTACATGATCATGCGCTCAAAGCCCAAGCCGTAGCCTGCGTGCTCCACACCGCCGAACTTGCGCAGGTTCAGGTACCACTCGTAGTTGGTCTTGTCCATGCCCAGCTCGTCCATGCGGGCCACCAGCTTGCCGTAGTCCTCTTCACGCTGGCTGCCGCCGATCAGCTCGCCGATGCCGGGCACCAGCATATCTGCTGCCGCCACGGTCTTGCCATCGGCGTTTTGCTTCATGTAGAAGCTCTTGATCTCCTTGGGGTAGTCGGTGACGAACACCGGCTTTTTGTACACCACCTCGGTCAGGTAGCGCTCGTGCTCGGTCTGGATATCCACGCCCCACTCCACGGGGTACTGGAACTTCTTGTTGTTCTTTTTCAGAATTTCGATAGCCTCGGTGTAGCTGATGCGGGCGAACTCGCTGTTTGCCACCAGCTCCAGACGCTCGACAAGGCCCTTATCAATGAACTGGTTAAAGAAGGCCATCTCATCCGGGCAGTTGTCCAGCACATAGCGGATGACGTACTTGATCATAGCCTCGGCGTTGTCCATGTAGCCGTTCAGGTCGCAGAAGGCCATCTCCGGCTCGATCATCCAGAACTCGGCAGCGTGGCGGGTAGTAAAGCTCTTCTCGGCGCGGAAGGTGGGGCCAAAGGTGTACACCTTGCCAAAGGCCATCGCCATGGCCTCGGCTTCCAGCTGGCCGGAAACGGTCAGGTTGACCGGCTTTTCAAAGAAGTCCTTGCTGTAATCCACAGCGCCGTCCTCGGTCTTGGGCACATTGTCCAGATCCAGTGTGGTCACACGGAACATCTCGCCTGCACCCTCGCAGTCGGAAGCGGTGATCAGCGGAGAGTGGGCGTAGACAAAGCCGTTCTCCTGAAAGAACTTGTGGATAGCGTAGGCAGCCACGCTGCGCACGCGGAAGGCAGCGTTGAAGGTGTTGGTGCGGGGGCGCAGAGTGGGCATGGTGCGCAGATACTCCATGCTCATCTTCTTTTTCTGCAGGGGGTACTCGTCGGCGGGGCAGTCGCCCAGGATCTCCACGCTCTCGGCGTTCAGCTCAAAGGGCTGCTTTGCCTGCGGGGTGAGCACCAGCTTGCCCTTGATGCGCAGGCTGCTGTACAGACCGGTGTGGATGACTTCATCGTAGTTTGCCAGCTTTCCGGCTTCCAGCACGACCTGCAGGGTCTTGAAGCAGCCGCCGTCCGACAGGGCGATGAAGCCGATGTTCTTGGAGTCGCGGATGTTCTTGGCCCAGCCGCAGACGGTGATCTCGGTGCCGTCCGCCGGGGTGTTCTTGAACAGCGAAAGGATCTCGGTACGTTCCATAGTAGTTCTCCTTTTCGTCCTCTGTACAAAGAGGCTCGATCCTCTGCTTTGTCTGCGGGCACCGGGGTACCCGCAGACAAAGCCAAAAATAAAAAATAAAAGACAGCTTTTGCCCTGAAAGTTCAGGGCGAACAAGCTGTCTTATAATGTCCGCGGTGCCACCTGAATTACCGGAAGTGTCCGGTCGCTCACGCGCTCTTTGTTTAAGCGCTGTCCCTGTAACGCTGGACCTGCGGCGCACCTACTTTGCGGCAGACGCGCTGCCGTGTTCAGTTTGCTGCTCCCGGGTGTTCGTTCACGCGGCGCACGGGCGCGGCTCTCAGCTGTGCCGCACTCTCTGGGCCGGACGGCCCGCGCTACTTTTCCCGTTCCTTGCATTTGTTGTTTTAAAATAGCACGTTGGCGGCATTTTGTCAACCTCACCGCACGGCATTGAATAAAATTCTGCGTTTTTTCTTGTCAGAACGCCTTTTCTCTGGTAAAATGGAAAAAGCGGTATTCCGCAA harbors:
- the mutY gene encoding A/G-specific adenine glycosylase is translated as MENISPALLDWFYKNRRSLPFREDPTPYHVWLSEVMLQQTRVSAVLPYYYRFLEELPDIPALAACEEEKLHKLWEGLGYYSRVRNLQKAAKLVCAQYGGQLPADYAALRALPGIGEYTAGAIASISFGLPVPAVDGNVLRVFSRLYNDTGVITEPAVKKAFTARVMEHQPPEKAGDYNQALMELGALVCVPNGAPLCGQCPLAELCLARAAGTTAQLPQKAKPKPRKLVPVTLALVESPAGFLVQQRPQKGLLAGLWQPVLWEGEHLLQAEVLARLAALGLDTGTAALAALPAAKHIFTHIEWLMSGVQLHVPAQPAPAGYVWASREQLRTTYTLPGAFRAYKPLLL
- the asnS gene encoding asparagine--tRNA ligase; the encoded protein is MERTEILSLFKNTPADGTEITVCGWAKNIRDSKNIGFIALSDGGCFKTLQVVLEAGKLANYDEVIHTGLYSSLRIKGKLVLTPQAKQPFELNAESVEILGDCPADEYPLQKKKMSMEYLRTMPTLRPRTNTFNAAFRVRSVAAYAIHKFFQENGFVYAHSPLITASDCEGAGEMFRVTTLDLDNVPKTEDGAVDYSKDFFEKPVNLTVSGQLEAEAMAMAFGKVYTFGPTFRAEKSFTTRHAAEFWMIEPEMAFCDLNGYMDNAEAMIKYVIRYVLDNCPDEMAFFNQFIDKGLVERLELVANSEFARISYTEAIEILKKNNKKFQYPVEWGVDIQTEHERYLTEVVYKKPVFVTDYPKEIKSFYMKQNADGKTVAAADMLVPGIGELIGGSQREEDYGKLVARMDELGMDKTNYEWYLNLRKFGGVEHAGYGLGFERMIMYLTGIQNIRDVLPFPRTAYGF
- a CDS encoding murein hydrolase activator EnvC family protein, yielding MKRFLLWLISVALGVVVLLAAVMGVSYAFTTEGGCPDGAAQFGGQALETNGSCWQVPLLGGQLDKVFASPATLTVQKLGVLYTAHPELALPDWTCYTALTIQNAAGDVLFAGSAGEYQNFLFPANGEYKAELTAWRVPKGGVITQFEGGSTGQLRKNLGLERPAKPTGWYRYSFRFTLQASAEVELSTERVEQGGTVGVRISGMTGDAVPTIETDLGSVQCVRAAEGWRAYIPAAYNASSGGHEINITVNGETITRTLTVLPKDFGTAEVEAEEPAPESANAQFRSAIWPLYEADATAKQWQGGFVPPAEDSMTLVDYGQIKVTNGQQGSRSNSTKLYTIPGAPCRAAANGTVVFAGSLELTGNTVVIDHGCGLRSYLYGLQELSVSKGQTVEKGQAVGALGEELTMDFKLGSRSVNPRLLFQTSGGLFWKEND
- a CDS encoding phosphatase, which encodes MKKSCLVAVIAVLAAVAGALAAVALYLNRREKELDEYERLLFGEDDATTVEPEEAAAEDETEAE